The following coding sequences lie in one Gorilla gorilla gorilla isolate KB3781 chromosome 5, NHGRI_mGorGor1-v2.1_pri, whole genome shotgun sequence genomic window:
- the MDC1 gene encoding mediator of DNA damage checkpoint protein 1 isoform X5, whose protein sequence is MEDTQAIDWDVEEEEETEQSSESLRCNVEPVGRLHIFSGAHGPEKDFPLHLGKNVVGRMPDCSVALPFPSISKQHAEIEILAWDKAPILRDCGSLNGTQILRPPKVLSPGVSHRLRNQELILFADLLCQYHRLDVSLPFVSRGPLTVEETPRVQGGTQPQRLLLAEDSEEEVDFLSERCMVNKSRTTSSSVIVPESDEEGHSPVLGGLGPPFAFNLNSDTDVEEGQQPATEEASSAARRGATVEAKQSEAEVVTEIQLEKDQPLVKERDDDTKVKRGAGNGVVPAGVILERSQPPGEDSDTDVDDDSRPPGRPAEVHLERAQPFGFIDNDTDVEEERIPATPVVIPMKKRKIFHGVGTRGPGAPGLAHLQESQAGSDTDVEEGRAPQAVPLEKSQASMVINSDTDDEEEVSAALTLAHLKESQPAIWNRDAEEDMPQRVVLLQRSQTTTERDSDTDVEEEELPVENREAVLKDHTKIRALVRAHSEKDQPPFGDSDDSVEADKSSPGIHLERSQASTTVDINTQVEKEVPPGAAIIHIKKHQVSVEGTNQTDVKAVGGPAKLLVVSLEEAWPLHGDCETDAEEGTSLAASAVADVRKSQLPAEGDAGAEWTAAVLKQERAHEVGAQGGPPVAQVEQDLPISRENLTDLVVDTDTLGESTQPQREGAQVPTGREREQHVGGTKDSEDNYGDSEDLDLQATQCFLENQGLEAVQSMEDEPTQAFMLTPPQELGPSHCSFQTTGLLNCKMPPAEKASRIRAAEVSRGDQESPDACLPPTVPEAPAPPQKPLNSHSQKHLAPPPLLSPLLPSIKPTVRKTRQDGSQEAPEAPLSSELEPFHPKPKIRTWKSSRMTPFPATSAAPEPHPSTSTAQPVTPKPTSQATRSRTNRSSVKTPEPVVPTAPELQPSTSTDQPVTSEPTSQVTRGRKSRSSVKTPETVVPTALELQPSTSTDRPVTSEPTSQATRGRKNRSSVKTPEPVVPTAPELQPSTSTDQPVTSEPTYQATRGRKNRSSVKTPEPVVPTAPELQPSTSTDRPVTSEPRSQATRGRKNRSSVKTPEPVVPTAPELQPSTSTDQPVTSEPTSQATRGRKNRSSVKTPETVVPTAPELRPSTSTDQPVTPRPTSWTTRSRTNMSSVKTPETVVPTAPELQLSTSTDQPVTPKPTSRTTRSRTNMSSVKNPESTVPIAPELPPSTSTEQPVTPEPTSRATRGRKNRSSGKTPETLVPTAPKLQPSTSTDQPVTPEPTSQATRGRTNRSSMKTPETVVPTAPELQPSTSTDQPVTPEPTSQATRGRTDRSSVKTPETVVPTAPELQASASTDQPVTSEPTFRTTRGRKNRSSVKTPETVVPTAPELQPSTSIDQPVTPEPSSRATRGRTNRSSVKTPESIVPIAPELQPSTSRNQLVTPEPTSRATRCRTNRSSVKTPEPVVPTAPEPHPTTSTDQPVTPKLTSRATRRKTNRSSIKTPKPVEPAASDLEPFTPTDQSVTPEAIAQGGQSKTLRSSTVRAMAVPTTPEFQSPVTTDQPISPEPITQPSCIKRQRAAGNPGSLAAPIDHKPCSAPLEPKSQASRNQRWGAVRAAESLTAIPEPASPQLLETPTHASQIQKVEPAGRSRFTPELQPKASQSRKRSLATMDSPPHQKQPQRGEVSQKTVIIKEEEEDTAEKPGKEEDVVTPKPGKRKRDQAEEESNRIPSRSLRRTKLNQESTAPKVLFTGVVDARGERAVLALGGSLAGSAAEASHLVTDRIRRTVKFLCALGRGIPILSLDWLHQSRKAGFFLPPDEYVVTDPEQEKNFGFSLQDSLSRARERRLLEGYEIYVTPGVQPPPPQMGEIISCCGGTYLPSMPRSYKPQRVVITCPQDFPHCSIPLRVGLPLLSPEFLLTGVLKQEAKPEAFVLSPLEMSST, encoded by the exons ATGGAGGACACCCAGGCTATTGACTGGGATgttgaagaagaggaggagacagagCAATCCAGTGAATCCTTGAGGTGTAACGTGGAGCCAGTAGGGCGGCTACATATCTTTAGTGGTGCCCATGGACCAGAAAAAG ATTTCCCACTACACCTCGGGAAGAATGTGGTAGGCCGAATGCCTGACTGCTCTGTGGCCCTGCCCTTTCCATCTATCTCCAAACAACATGCAGAGATTGAAATCTTAGCCTGGGACAAGGCACCTATCCTCCGAGACTGTGGGAGCCTTAATGGTACTCAAATCCTGAGACCTCCTAAGGTTTTGAGCCCTGGGGTGAGTCACCGTCTGAGGAACCAGGAATTGATTCTCTTTGCTGACTTGCTCTGCCAGTACCATCGCCTGGATGTCTCTCTGCCCTTTGTCTCCCGGGGCCCTCTGACAGTAGAAGAGACACCCAGGGTACAGGGAGGAACTCAACCCCAGAGGCTTCTGCTGGCTGAGGACTCGGAGGAGGAAGTAG attttctttctgaaagGTGTATGGTAAACAAATCAAGGACCACATCTTCCTCTGTGATAGTTCCAGAGAG TGATGAAGAGGGGCATTCCCCTGTCCTGGGCGGCCTTGGGCCGCCTTTTGCCTTCAATTTGAACAGTGACACAGATGTGGAAGAAGGTCAGCAACCAGCCACAGAGGAGGCCTCCTCAGCTGCCAGAAGAGGTGCCACTGTAGAGGCAAAGCAGTCTGAAGCTGAAGTTGTAACTGAAATCCAGCTTGAAAAGGATCAGCCTTTAGTGAAGGAGAGGGACGATGATACAAAAGTCAAGAGGGGTGCAGGGAATGGGGTGGTTCCAGCTGGGGTGATTCTGGAGAGGAGCCAACCTCCTGGAGAGGACAGTGACACAGATGTGGATGATGACAGCAGGCCTCCTGGAAGGCCAGCTGAGGTCCATTTGGAAAGGGCTCAGCCTTTTGGCTTCATTGACAACGACACTGATGTGGAAGAAGAGAGGATCCCAGCAACCCCAGTTGTCATTCCTATGAAGAAGAGGAAGATCTTCCATGGAGTAGGTACAAGGGGTCCTGGagcaccaggcctggcccatcTGCAGGAGAGCCAGGCTGGTAGTGATACAGATGTGGAGGAAGGCAGGGCCCCACAGGCTGTCCCTCTGGAGAAAAGCCAAGCTTCCATGGTTATCAACAGCGATACAGATGACGAGGAAGAAGTCTCAGCAGCGCTGACTTTGGCACATCTGAAAGAGAGCCAGCCTGCTATATGGAACAGAGATGCAGAAGAGGACATGCCCCAACGTGTGGTCCTTCTGCAGCGAAGCCAAACCACCACTGAGAGAGACAGTGACACAGACGTGGAGGAGGAAGAGCTCCCAGTGGAAAATAGAGAAGCTGTCCTCAAGGATCACACAAAGATTAGAGCCCTTGTTAGAGCACATTCAGAAAAGGACCAACCTCCTTTTGGGGACAGTGATGACAGTGTGGAAGCAGATAAGAGCTCACCTGGGATCCACCTGGAGAGAAGCCAAGCCTCCACCACAGTGGACATCAACACACAAGTGGAGAAGGAAGTCCCACCAGGGGCAGCCATTATACATATAAAGAAGCATCAGGTGTCTGTGGAGGGGACAAATCAAACAGATGTGAAAGCAGTTGGGGGACCAGCAAAGCTGCTTGTGGTATCTCTAGAGGAAGCCTGGCCTCTGCATGGGGACTGTGAAACAGATGCAGAGGAGGGCACCTCCTTAGCAGCCTCAGCAGTTGCAGATGTAAGAAAGAGCCAGCTTCCAGCAGAAGGGGATGCTGGGGCAGAGTGGACTGCAGCTGTTCTTAAGCAGGAGAGAGCTCATGAGGTGGGGGCCCAGGGTGGGCCACCTGTGGCACAAGTAGAGCAGGACCTCCCTATCTCAAGAGAGAACCTCACAGATCTGGTGGTGGACACAGACACTCTAGGGGAATCCACCCAGCCACAGAGAGAGGGAGCCCAGGTCCccacaggaagggagagagaacaaCATGTGGGTGGGACCAAGGACTCTGAAGACAACTATGGTG ATTCTGAAGATCTGGACCTACAAGCTACCCAGTGCTTTCTGGAGAATCAGGGCCTGGAAG CAGTCCAGAGCATGGAGGATGAACCTACCCAGGCCTTCATGTTGACTCCACCCCAAGAGCTTGGCCCTTCCCATTGCAGCTTCCAGACAACAG GCCTCCTGAATTGCAAGATGCCACCTGCTGAGAAGGCTTCCAGGATCAGAGCTGCTGAGGTTTCCAGG GGCGATCAGGAATCTCCAGATGCTTGTCTGCCTCCTACAGTGCCTgaagccccagccccaccccaaaaGCCCCTTAACTCTCACAGCCAGAAACATCTTGCACCTCCGCCCCTTCTTTCTCCCCTTTTACCTTCTATCAAGCCAACCGTTCGTAAGACCAGGCAAGATGGGAGTCAGGAAGCTCCAGAGGCTCCCTTGTCCTCAGAGCTGGAGCCTTTCCACCCAAAGCCTAAAATTAGAACTTGGAAGTCCTCCAGAATGACACCCTTTCCAGCTACCTCTGCTGCCCCTGAGCCCCACCCTTCCACCTCCACAGCCCAGCCAGTCACTCCCAAGCCCACATCTCAGGCCACTAGGAGCAGGACAAATAGGTCCTCTGTCAAGACCCCTGAACCAGTTGTCCCCACAGCCCCTGAGCTCCAGCCTTCCACCTCCACAGACCAGCCTGTCACCTCTGAGCCCACATCTCAGGTTACTAGGGGAAGAAAAAGTAGATCCTCTGTCAAGACCCCTGAAACAGTTGTGCCCACAGCCCTTGAGCTCCAGCCTTCCACCTCCACCGACCGACCTGTCACCTCTGAACCCACATCTCAGGCTACTAGGGGAAGAAAAAATAGATCCTCTGTCAAGACCCCTGAACCAGTTGTCCCCACAGCCCCTGAGCTCCAGCCTTCCACCTCCACAGACCAGCCTGTCACTTCTGAGCCCACATATCAGGCTACTAGGGGAAGAAAAAATAGATCCTCTGTCAAGACCCCTGAACCAGTTGTCCCCACAGCCCCTGAGCTCCAGCCTTCCACCTCCACCGACCGACCTGTCACCTCTGAACCCAGATCTCAGGCTACTAGGGGAAGAAAAAATAGATCCTCTGTCAAGACCCCTGAACCAGTTGTCCCCACAGCCCCTGAGCTCCAGCCTTCCACCTCCACAGACCAACCTGTCACCTCTGAGCCCACATCTCAGGCTACTAGGGGAAGAAAAAATAGATCCTCTGTCAAGACCCCTGAAACAGTTGTGCCCACAGCCCCTGAGCTCCGGCCTTCCACCTCCACAGACCAGCCTGTCACCCCCAGGCCCACATCTTGGACCACTAGGAGCAGGACAAATATGTCCTCTGTCAAGACCCCTGAAACAGTTGTCCCCACAGCCCCTGAGCTCCAGCTTTCCACCTCCACAGACCAACCTGTCACCCCTAAGCCCACATCTCGGACCACTAGGAGCAGGACAAATATGTCCTCTGTGAAGAACCCTGAATCAACTGTCCCTATAGCCCCTGAGCTCCCACCTTCCACCTCCACAGAGCAGCCTGTCACCCCTGAGCCCACATCTCGGGCTactagaggaagaaaaaatagatcCTCTGGCAAGACCCCTGAAACACTTGTCCCCACAGCCCCTAAGCTCCAGCCTTCCACTTCCACAGACCAACCTGTCACTCCTGAGCCCACATCTCAGGCCACCAGGGGCAGGACAAATAGGTCCTCTATGAAGACCCCTGAAACAGTTGTCCCCACAGCCCCTGAGCTCCAGCCTTCCACCTCCACAGACCAGCCTGTTACCCCTGAGCCTACGTCTCAGGCTACTAGGGGAAGAACAGATAGATCCTCTGTCAAGACTCCTGAAACAGTTGTCCCCACAGCCCCTGAGCTACAGGCTTCCGCCTCCACAGACCAGCCTGTCACCTCTGAGCCCACATTTCGGACCACTAGGGGAAGAAAAAATCGGTCCTCTGTCAAGACCCCTGAAACAGTTGTGCCCACAGCCCCTGAGCTCCAGCCTTCCACCTCCATAGACCAACCTGTCACCCCTGAGCCCTCATCTCGGGCCACTAGGGGCAGGACAAATAGGTCCTCTGTCAAGACTCCTGAATCAATTGTCCCTATAGCCCCTGAGCTTCAGCCTTCCACCTCCAGAAACCAGCTTGTCACCCCTGAGCCCACATCTCGGGCCACTAGGTGCAGGACAAATAGGTCCTCTGTCAAGACCCCTGAGCCAGTTGTCCCCACAGCCCCTGAGCCCCATCCTACCACCTCCACAGACCAGCCTGTCACCCCCAAGCTCACGTCTAGGGCCACTAGGAGAAAGACAAATAGGTCCTCTATCAAGACTCCCAAACCAGTTGAACCAGCAGCCTCTGATCTTGAGCCTTTTACCCCCACAGACCAGTCTGTCACCCCTGAGGCCATAGCTCAGGGTGGTCAGAGCAAAACACTGAGGTCTTCCACAGTAAGAGCTATGGCGGTTCCTACCACCCCTGAATTCCAATCTCCTGTCACCACAGACCAGCCTATTTCCCCTGAGCCTATTACTCAACCCAGTTGCATCAAGAGGCAGAGAGCCGCTGGGAACCCTGGCTCCCTCGCAGCTCCCATTGACCATAAGCCTTGCTCTGCACCCTTGGAACCTAAATCCCAGGCCTCAAGGAACCAAAGATGGGGAGCAGTGAGAGCAGCTGAATCCCTTACAGCCATTCCTGAGCCTGCCTCTCCCCAGCTTCTTGAGACACCAACTCATGCCTCCCAGATCCAAAAGGTGGAACCAGCAGGTAGATCTAGGTTCACCCCGGAGCTCCAGCCTAAGGCCTCTCAAAGCCGCAAGAGGTCTTTAGCTACCATGGATTCACCACCACATCAGAAACAGCCCCAAAGAGGGGAAGTCTCCCAGAAGACCGTGATTatcaaggaagaggaagaagatacTGCAGAGAAGCCAGGGAAGGAAGAG GATGTCGTGACTCCaaaaccaggcaagagaaagagagaccaggCAGAGGAGGAGTCCAACAGAATACCAAGCCGCAGCCTCCGACGGACCAAACTTAACCAAGAATCAACAGCCCCCAAA GTGCTCTTCACAGGAGTGGTGGATGCTCGGGGAGAGCGGGCTGTGCTGGCACTGGGGGGAAGTCTGGCTGGTTCAGCGGCAGAGGCTTCCCACCTGGTCACTGATCGCATCCGCCGGACAGTCAAGTTCCTGTGTGCCCTGGGGCGGGGAATCCCCATTCTGTCCCTGGACTGGCTGCATCAG TCCCGCAAGGCTGGTTTCTTCTTACCCCCGGATGAATATGTGGTGACCGACCCTGAGCAAGAGAAGAACTTTGGCTTTAGCCTTCAAGACTCACTGAGCCGGGCTCGGGAGCGAAGGCTGCTAGAG gGCTATGAGATCTATGTGACCCCTGGAGTCCAGCCACCACCACCTCAGATGGGAGAGATCATTAGCTGCTGTGGAGGCACATACCTACCCAGCATGCCTCGGTCCTATAAG CCTCAGAGAGTTGTGATCACATGCCCTCAGGACTTCCCTCATTGCTCCATTCCACTACGGGTTGGGCTGCCCCTCCTCTCGCCTGAGTTCCTGCTGACTGGAGTGCTGAAGCAGGAAGCCAAGCCAGAGGCCTTTGTCCTCTCCCCTTTGGAGATGTCATCCACCTGA